The Sulfitobacter sp. SK012 nucleotide sequence AGTGCGACCACTTCTCGCGCTCATCCTTTCGATCCTTGCGGGCGCCGCCCCGGCACAAGACATCCGTGCGGAAGTTGTCCGGTTCGCGCCCGGCGAAACTGGGGCAACGATCAGCGACCGCATCACCGGCTACGACACCGTCGTCTACTCTCTCGGCGCCGAAGCGGGACAGCGGATGCGGATCGAACTCGAGCCGACGAACCTGCAGACCTATTTCAATGTCTATGCCCCGGGGTCCGGACCGGGCGATCAGGCTCTTGCCGTCTCCCAATTCACCAGCGAACTGATTTCAGACCTCAATGTGTTCGATGGAACACTGCCGACTTCGGGCATATACTCCATTTCTGTCTACATGATGCGAGCAGCAGCGCGCCGAGACGAAACATCGGATTTCACGCTTTCGGTGAGCGTCACCGGCGCGTTGGGCGACGTTGTCGAAGGCGATTTTGCGGATGGCCTTCAGGGCGGGCCAGACTTCTACCAAGTCTCGGTATCGGGGGGAGGCTTGAACTTGCGGGCCGATCCCTCGACCGGAGCCGCAATTCTCACACGACTAAACAATGGCGAGACGCTTCGCAATCTCGGTTGCCGGATGGCCGAGGCGCGTCGATGGTGTCGGGTTGCAACGGCATCGGGAGCCGAAGGCTGGGCCTCTGGCGATTTCCTCGTCGAGGGTAGCGATCCAAACGCGATCCTTGCACCAGGTCCTGCTTGTTTGACCGCCGTCGTCGGAGAAACCAATAACAACGATGTCACTGTAATTGAGACCCGCGCGACGGAGAACGGCACCGAAGTGATCGTCGGGGTCGGCCCGCAACGGGCGCGATGGAGCTGCACCGCCTTTGCAGATGGCAGCACGTCTCGGCCAATGTACCTGAATTGAAATTCACCATGCGTATAAGAACGCCTCTTCGAGTCCACAATCGCCGTGGTCGGATCAACGCTAAGTAGTTTGAAAAGGAATGGAACGATGGAACATTACAGGATGACAAATCTCTCAGACATCAGAATGGTTTGCCTATCGGCCTTTATTGCCATCGTTGGACTTGGTGTTCCGCACAAGGGGTTCGCTCAAGAGAACTACGCGCAGATGCCGTGCCCGTTGACCCTGCCATGGGATGGCGAGGTCGAGGGCGAGACCTACGACTGCGGGGTCGTGACCGTTCCCGAAAACCATGACATACCAGATGGTCGCCAGATCGAGCTGACATTTTTGCGGCTTCATACGACAACGCTGGCGCCAGAGCCTGATCCTCTGGTTTATCTCTCAGGCGGGCCGGGCGGGTCTGCCCTGCACGAGATCACGGCGACCGCCATGCTCTACGCTAATATGCAGAGCATCCGCCAACGGCGTGACGTCCTTTTCTTCGACCAACGGGGAACCGGGCACTCCACGCTAATCGCCTGTGGGCCGATGTCGGCGGCGATCGGCGTGGCGGCGGAAACGATGGATATCGGTGACGTAACGATGGAGGAGCTCGAAGAGGTCATAGCCGGTGAAGGAGACATGTCACTCGTATTGAGCATTTGCGCGACAGGTTATGCCAGCGAAGGTGTTGATCTGGCACAATTCAACAGTATCTCGAGCGCCCACGACATCGCCGCGCTGACAGAGGCAATCGGTTACGCTGGAGTCTATAACCTCTATGGCACAAGCTATGGCACGCGGCTGGCGCAAGTTGCCATGCAGGAAACGCCCGAGCGCCTTCGCGCGGTCGTCCTGGATGGCACGGTGTCGCCGGCTGTCGCGGGCACGGCGGAAACCACGACCAAAGTGCGCTATCACTACGACACGATCTTCGACCTTTGCGAAGCGGACGCGTTTTGCTCGGAAACATATCCGGGCCTCCGCGACCGTTTCATCGCAGTTCTTGAAGAGCTTGCTGACGAACCCCTGGTGTTTGATCCACCGATGGTTCCGAATGCCGCGCTTCGCAGGCGCTTTGGTGTCATCGATCAAATCGAACCAAAATTCTTTGCCGATTTTGGAATGCTGAACAACGGGATCGCGCGTGGGGGGCTATGCCGCCTACCTGCCCGTGATTATTGGAGCGATGGAAAACCGCGACATCGACCTTTTGCGCGACATCCTCGGGCGTGGGCCAGTGGAGGAGGAGGTCGAGGCGCAGCCGCCTCTTGGCCTGGAAGATGCCTTTCGGCCCGACGATGTCTTCATTGCACCCGCCCTGAACATCCTGATTGCGATGGCGAAGGAACAGAGCGCGGAGGAACCGGCCGGGCTGGCGGCTGACTGGATTGGTACGGTTGTCGATGAGCTTGCCGCCCGTCTCCGCGACGGGGACGCTCAGGCCGAGGTCATCGGGGACTTCGTCGAAATGGCGATCCTTCCTGTGCACGGGCCCGATGCTGCGCGTCTCATCGAATTTGCAGACGTGAACCTCTCTGAAGCAGCAGGACGAAGGGCAAACGCACTGGTCGATGCGATGACTGCGACGGACCTGAGACTGACGATGTGGGCGATTGGCGACATCGCCGAACAGATGGGCGGATTTGGCGAACGTGGCATGGCGTTCTCGATGCTCTTGGGTATCAACTGCATCGAAGAGGTTGACTTCACGCCCATCAGCTATGTCGAAGACCTGATCGCGACGAACCCTTACCCGGGGGTCCAATTACGCGGGTTGTTGGAATACAGGCTCACTCAGGTGATTTGCGACTTCTGGCCAAGTCCGTTCAAGGCCGAAGACATCATGTACCCGGGCGAAAGCCAAATACCGGCGCTTGTCTACGCGCAAGGGCTCGACACACAAACGCCTGTGAAGTTCGGTGAAGATGTCGCGGAATTGTTACCCAACAGCTTTTATCACGAATGGTCTACGGAAGGTCACGTTATAGCAAGCCGAAGCCCCAATAGTTGCCCCGGCGACATCGCCGCAGCGTTCTTGGACGATCCGAGCTCGGAACCCAATTTTGCCTGCGCCAACGACCCCTATTACACGTTGCCGTTTGAACCAGTCCATGAAGCGTTCCACGACGCTCAGACGGAGTAGTAGGTCAGAATGACAATAGATGCTTGTAGCAATTGGGATTATAGGAGCAACTATAGCTGGGGTTTTCGCAGCTTATTTTGCCGCACGCGCAATCCTTGGGGTAGAGCCAGACGACGAAACCACAGACCTGGCGTGCAAGTCCTGACCCCGATCTTCCAGCTCGCTGTAGCCATACCCATGCTTGCTGCCGGGTGGCGTCGGCTGCATGACACCGGAAGGCCCGGCTGGTATCTGCTTTTGCCCGCGGCATTGAGCATTGTGACGATGATCATGCTTTTCAGCGGCATTGCTGTTTTTTCAGTTCTTGAACAAGGCGCGGACGACCCTGAAGCGCTGCGTGGTCCAGCAGCCTTGCTTGGCATCACTGGGTTAATGGTCGTCGCAGTTCTTCAGCTTATACTTTTGGTCCTTATGATCTGGTGGCTTAGTAGACCTTCACAGGAAGGTACGAATGAATATGGTCCGCCTGTAGTATAAACCGATGATGTGGACCAGTCTGGGGGTTCGCTGTGACATGATGAAACATGGCTTGGTTGCCTGGGAGATTACTTATGAAGAGACATCTAATTGCCACTACGATCCTCATGGTCATGACGTCATCCGCTGCAGCTGCGGACTGGAGTTTCAATGGGCAACCAAATCCCAACGCCTTTATCCAGACCGGCAACATGAGCCTTGAGTTGCAGTGCGACAGGGTCAGGTTCGCTCCCGCCGGATATGAGGATTCTGAAGACATAGCCGCCAAGCAAGGCCTCTCATTCCGTTTTATGGAGAACGGCTCATCTGAGGTTGGCGCGTTCCAAGCGGGATCAATTAATTCGGATATCTCAATCGTGGACAATTATCCTGTCGAGGTTCGGTTCGACGACCAAGCAGCTTATGATTTCGTGCTGGACCAGATCGCAAAGAATGCCGTCTTGAACCTATCGATGATCGACCAGGATGTGTCCTATGGCATCTTCACGCTGAAAGGGTCCGGAGCCGCCGTGCGCTCGCTACGCGCGGCCTGTACCTCCGACGCTTCATCGTCGCAGTCCATGGAAGCGCCTGAAGGCATTGTCTATTGCGGCGGCGGTGCTGTGCAGCGAGTTATTGAATACGCCATCGTAGGCCAGCCGGGCGACCAATGGGATGCGATCGTGACCGTCAATGGCGTAACCATCCTCGCGATGACCTCGTACAGCTTCTTCGGAAACTCACAGCCGCCGGCAGGCTTCCAAGTCGCGCTCCTCGGCGAAGACCGGTCCGAATTTCTCGTCTTCAGCGATGGGGGGCGGAACTGGATAGAATTCGGCGATTACACCTACGAACAATGCAACTGACACGTCGAACAAGAAAGGCAAACAACGTGAAAAAAGCACATAAACTCGTTCCAGGCTTGCTCCTGGTAACTTTGCTGACGGCTTGCGTAGAAGATACCGGCTCCACAAGCTCAACTCCAAGTCGCGCGAACCAGGATTGTTTGACAGCAGTCGCCCAAGCGACGGGTAATAGTCAAGTCAGAGTCCTGTCGTCCGAGGCGCGCGAGGCCAATATCCGAGTGATCGTCGGCGTTGGACCAGATGCAGCACCTTGGCAGTGTATCACCTACGGAGATGGAACGACCGAAGGCATCATGTCTTTGACAGACGAAGGCTTCCTCTGACGCAGCCGTGGCGCGCCGCCTTCCGGGCATCAATAGCGACAAATGCCATCGCTCTTTTCATCTGGGCAGTTGGCACTTTTGGTGTGACCCTCACGCTCTGGGTCGGTTCACAAATGCCCGCCTTTGCGCAGCCTGCCCCGGATTGGT carries:
- a CDS encoding alpha/beta hydrolase translates to MTNLSDIRMVCLSAFIAIVGLGVPHKGFAQENYAQMPCPLTLPWDGEVEGETYDCGVVTVPENHDIPDGRQIELTFLRLHTTTLAPEPDPLVYLSGGPGGSALHEITATAMLYANMQSIRQRRDVLFFDQRGTGHSTLIACGPMSAAIGVAAETMDIGDVTMEELEEVIAGEGDMSLVLSICATGYASEGVDLAQFNSISSAHDIAALTEAIGYAGVYNLYGTSYGTRLAQVAMQETPERLRAVVLDGTVSPAVAGTAETTTKVRYHYDTIFDLCEADAFCSETYPGLRDRFIAVLEELADEPLVFDPPMVPNAALRRRFGVIDQIEPKFFADFGMLNNGIARGGLCRLPARDYWSDGKPRHRPFARHPRAWASGGGGRGAAASWPGRCLSARRCLHCTRPEHPDCDGEGTERGGTGRAGG
- a CDS encoding DUF805 domain-containing protein → MQVLTPIFQLAVAIPMLAAGWRRLHDTGRPGWYLLLPAALSIVTMIMLFSGIAVFSVLEQGADDPEALRGPAALLGITGLMVVAVLQLILLVLMIWWLSRPSQEGTNEYGPPVV
- a CDS encoding SH3 domain-containing protein, producing the protein MRPLLALILSILAGAAPAQDIRAEVVRFAPGETGATISDRITGYDTVVYSLGAEAGQRMRIELEPTNLQTYFNVYAPGSGPGDQALAVSQFTSELISDLNVFDGTLPTSGIYSISVYMMRAAARRDETSDFTLSVSVTGALGDVVEGDFADGLQGGPDFYQVSVSGGGLNLRADPSTGAAILTRLNNGETLRNLGCRMAEARRWCRVATASGAEGWASGDFLVEGSDPNAILAPGPACLTAVVGETNNNDVTVIETRATENGTEVIVGVGPQRARWSCTAFADGSTSRPMYLN
- a CDS encoding alpha/beta hydrolase, producing the protein MAKEQSAEEPAGLAADWIGTVVDELAARLRDGDAQAEVIGDFVEMAILPVHGPDAARLIEFADVNLSEAAGRRANALVDAMTATDLRLTMWAIGDIAEQMGGFGERGMAFSMLLGINCIEEVDFTPISYVEDLIATNPYPGVQLRGLLEYRLTQVICDFWPSPFKAEDIMYPGESQIPALVYAQGLDTQTPVKFGEDVAELLPNSFYHEWSTEGHVIASRSPNSCPGDIAAAFLDDPSSEPNFACANDPYYTLPFEPVHEAFHDAQTE